Part of the Archangium lipolyticum genome, TAGGCATGCACGAGGTGGACGGCGGTGTCCTCGCGACCCACCTCGGCGCGAGCGGCGGCCAGCTCGGCGTCGAGCGAGGAGAGGTCGCCACCGGGAAGGGGGATGGAGCCGGTGGTGGCCTTGTGGTGGGGAACACCGAGGGCCTTCTCGACGGCGTCCACCGTGTCGCGGGCCATGACGCGGTAGGTGGTGAGCTTGCCGCCGGAGATGGCGAGCACGCCGGTGGGGCTGGTGTGGATGGCGTGCTCGCGGCTGGCGCTGTTGGCGTCGCCGTGTCCGTAGCCGCTGGCGACGAGGGGGCGGATGCCGGCCCAGGCGCTGACGACGTCCTCGCGGACGAGGTGGGCCTGGGGGAAGAAGCCGTTGGCGGAGGCGAGCAGGTAGTCCACGTCGGCCAGGCTGGCACGCACCTCGGAGGGGTGGGCCTGGGTGGCGGTCTCGGTGGTGCCGATGATGGTGTGGGTGCCCGCGGGGAGGATGAACATCACCCGGCCGTCGACGGGGGACAGGAGGGTGATGGCGCAGTCGGTGGGGAGACGCTCGCGGGGGACGGAGATGTGGACGCCCTTGGAACCGCGGACGGTGGAGGTGGAGCCGTTGGCATCGAGCTTGCGGATTTCATCGGACCAGGGCCCGGTGGCGTTGACGAGGACGCGGGCGCGGACGGTGAGCTCCTGGCCGGTGAGGGAGTCGACGACGGTGGCACCGCGGGCGCGGCCGTCCTCGAGCAGGAGCGCACGAACGGAGGCGTGGTTGAGGACGACGGCACCGGCCTCGGAGGCGCCGATGGCATTGGCGAGGGTGAGGCGGGCGTCATCGGTCGCGGCGTCGTAGTAGCGAGCGCCGCCGGTGAGACCGTCGGAGCGGAGGCCGGGGAGGAGCTCGGAGATCTGTCGGGCGTTGAGGCCTTGAGAGGCCTTCACATTCCGGAAGAGCGCGAGAGCGTCATAGAGCATGAGGCCGGCGGAGAGCTTCCAGCGGGCGATGCGGGCGCCCTTGTAGACGGGCCAGACGAAGGCGAGAGGCCGGACGAGGTGGGGAGCGAGACGGAGGAGCCGGTAGCGCTCGATGCTGGACTCGAAGACGAGCCCGAGGTGGCCGTGCTCGAGGTAGCGGATGCCGCCGTGGATGAGGCGGGAGGAGCGGCTGGAGGTACCGGAGGCGAAGTCCTCGCGTTCGACGAGGGCGACGCGGAGACCGCGGAGGGCGGCATCGCGGGCGATGCCACAGCCGGTGACGCCGCCGCCGATGACGAGGACATCGAAGGACTGGGAGGAGAGAGCGAGCAGGCGCTCGGAGCGAGGAGGGGGAGGCTGGGGAGGAGGCGAAGGGAGGGCCGGGACGGCGCCGGAGTCACCGCGGAGGGCGGGAGCGGGAGCGGTCTGGGCAGCGGGTTGAGGACGCACGGCAGGAGTGTAATGGCGAGGGAGCGACTGGGGCAGCAGGAAGCGAACGCGGTGCGTCAACAAGGGCGGAACAAAACCCCCTCTCCCTCTGGGAGAGGGCTGGGGTGAGGGTCTACGCAACACTTGGATCGTCAACCACCGTCAACAACCCCTCTCCTTCCGGGAGAGGGACGGGGTGAGGGTATCCGAGGCCCCGGGCTCCAACCCGAGCCCCCCGGGGGCGGGGGACTGTCGGGAAGGAGCCGGGAGGAATGCGGGAGAGCGGAGCCGTGCATACCTCCACGAGAACCCGAGGGGCCGGACGGAGGTGGCGCGTGAAGACGGTGACGTACGAGCGCAGCGGCAGGACGAACACGGGGGCGCAGGCGGTGCGGGTGGAGGGAATGAAACACCTGCGGGTGCTGGAGCAGGGCGAAACGGTGGTGGAGAGGGACCTGACGGAGGAGGAGATCCAAAGGCTGCAGCCGCTGTTGGAGGAGGCGGAGCGGCAACCAGCGCCGGCG contains:
- the glpD gene encoding glycerol-3-phosphate dehydrogenase; translation: MRPQPAAQTAPAPALRGDSGAVPALPSPPPQPPPPRSERLLALSSQSFDVLVIGGGVTGCGIARDAALRGLRVALVEREDFASGTSSRSSRLIHGGIRYLEHGHLGLVFESSIERYRLLRLAPHLVRPLAFVWPVYKGARIARWKLSAGLMLYDALALFRNVKASQGLNARQISELLPGLRSDGLTGGARYYDAATDDARLTLANAIGASEAGAVVLNHASVRALLLEDGRARGATVVDSLTGQELTVRARVLVNATGPWSDEIRKLDANGSTSTVRGSKGVHISVPRERLPTDCAITLLSPVDGRVMFILPAGTHTIIGTTETATQAHPSEVRASLADVDYLLASANGFFPQAHLVREDVVSAWAGIRPLVASGYGHGDANSASREHAIHTSPTGVLAISGGKLTTYRVMARDTVDAVEKALGVPHHKATTGSIPLPGGDLSSLDAELAAARAEVGREDTAVHLVHAYGSRWRLVWALTREQPTLAEPLAPGLPYIRAEAIHGVTHELVHTLSDLLVRRLKVAFETRDLGRAAARIAAADIAPLLGWSPDTVERQLADYSRDVERLFAIEPTSR